The DNA region CACGTCACCTTACGTTATTTTTACGAGAAAACTGTTTCGTCGttaatttacgacgaaataacgttGAGTTTATTTTCCTCGTAAGTTATTCGTAACGGCgacgtaaatttacgaggatttATTTTCCTAGTTAATTTCCCCCGCTAAAGtggtgttttcttgtagtgctaGTTGATGGTTGTTTAAccagtttttagatttttagtttCTGGTTTTTAGATTCTAttgttttttggattttggtttttgatatTTGGTAGATTTTTGGTTGTTAAAAGAACATAAATGGTTGTTTTAgagttttggtttttatttttagtttttgattcaaaattaataaaataaaaatattataaaagaaaaatattattatgaaataatCAGATATAAAGTATTTTCatcaaaatacatataaatttaactaatattttttttaaaaacaaaatcagtaaatacaaaataaaactattgtGACTTCCATATAAATATGCAATAGTTTGATCTCAATGCGttcagttatttttttaatctcaaaTGCTATTATACAGGTAATAAGtattataaattgaaaaaatattttacatttgataaatattttcttaaataatttagacatatatttttattttacacatatatttctatggttatataaaaattaattaaatagtaacttctaaataaatatccttttgaaatattttttgatcttcttttaatttaaagtgggaatatattacttaataacaatatattatattataacaatatattacaagtatgaatatatttaataacaatatactacattataaaatataataaagtatgaatatattacttgataaaaatatattacttactaggaaaataaaaaataataatataccacataaaatattttaacactATGATAAGTGTATACATTtatgtaatttaaatattaatagctaaagttttaaaatataagttaatATAGATtgcaataaatatatatatatatatatatatatatatatatatttataactgtataaaaattaattaaattttctacATTTAAAGACTATGGCAAAGTATTACTTaaacattattaaataatttacctaAACAGAGCTCcaaactttaataaaaataactatatttttcCTATTAGATTTTAGATGTCaggtaaattatttttattcagcTATAATAATTTAGAAACATTACTATTTAAtcagtttaatttatttataggttatttttggtatatttatgtattaatataagaacattttaacaaaaaagcATGGATTTTGGGTTTTTGTTAAGAAGTagtagttattttaaaaatctggtTTCCCTAAAATCTAGAGAATCTATTTTCTAAAGAAACTTTTggtaaaataatagtttttagaaaaaacgaaaaatagttttaaaactaaaaacaatgaACTTTCTAGTCTAAAGAGCATATGTCCTGGACCAGATGGTAGTCTTGTGGTTATGCTTCACGAACATAGTGACGTTTTACTTATGAGCGAGTGGCCAACCCCCTAGGTAGAATCGTGAGTATGTTAGAATGAGCAGGAGACATAAACACTTAATCTTTTGGGCGAAGCGATAAAAGTTGTAGCATGGGCTTCTTGGACACAAGTTGTTGAGAAAATCTGAACTaacgaagaagaaagagataatgTCGAGGAAAGTACCAGCTAAACCGCGGACGGAAATGAGTAGTTCAAATTGTTTTGTGTTGTAGTTGGACTCAAAATGAATGTACTAgttgaaaacaaacaaatcacACATAGTTTTTGGCAAAATCTATGTAATGAATTTGATAATAGCACTTGTAAAAGCTCACAACACATGGAAGAGTTAGCTCTGTCTCATATTAACACCAAATCTATTAATATCCATGATTCAGTCAAAAGCTTAAGCATCTTCAAGATCTCCCCATCTAACATTGTACTTAGATGCAAGGTAATGTGCGCCAACAGGACCTCTGCTCCCATATGGATACAGCTCAGGAACTATTTTCTTCTGCTCGAGTTCCTTCAAAGCCGGTGTGAATAGATCCCATGCTGCATCCAACTCATCACTTCTTATAAACAACCTCCTTTCTCCTTCAATCGCATCAAGAAGCAGTCTCTCATATGCATCTGGGATCTCTCTTGGATACCTatccacacacaaaaaaaaagagaataaaattgaaaattcttGATTAATAGAATTAGAAACAGAAAGTATGTACCTGGATCGATACAGAAGGTTAAGGTCGCTTCGGTCGAGTCTCATTCCGAGACCAGGCACTTTGTTGTTGATCCTCAGGTATATACCTTCATCAGGCTGAACTCTGATCACCAGCTCATTAGTTGCCTTGTCTAAATCAGTGGCGAAATTCTTCTTGTACAAGTTTCCAGGGACGTGTCTGAACTGAACCCTGATCTCTGCACCTCTGGTATGCAGAGCCTTTCCGGCTTTCATAAGGAAAGGAACACCGTCCCATCTCGCATTGTTGATGAACATAGCCGCCGCAGCAAACGTGGGAGTGAGACTGTTCTTGGGAACCGTTGGGTCGTCTGTATAGCCTGGATAAGCCTTTCCTCCCTTGCTATGCCCTTTGTACTGACCAACAACCATATCTTGAGCAGTAACGGTTTCATTGACCTCAGAACTTTGACCTTCTCGCTCCTTATGTCCTCAGCGTCTAAGCTCACAGGCGTCTCCATTGCGAACAGTGCAAGAATTTGCAAGAGATGGTTTTGCATGATGTCTCGTATGATTCCATATTGATCAAAGTAACTgcaattttaaaacatttatttagATATAACAACGTGTTACATGAGagagtattttataaaatgatagaAAGTTTTTACCCTCCGCGTCCTTCTGTACCAAAGTCTTCAGAGAAAATCAGCTGAACGTTGCGTATGTAAGTTCTTGACCAAAGAGGCTCGAAAACAAGATTTGAGAATCGAAGCACCGAAAGATTCTCAACGAGTTCCTTTCCCAAATAGTGGTCGATCCTGAAGATTTGCTCCTCTGTGAGATACTGTTTAAGACATCTGGTTAACTCTCCAGATGATTGGGAGTCACGGCCGAATGGCTTTTCGACGATGACTCTTGTCCAGCCATTCGCTGAGGAGGCTCTAAGGCTTGCACACCTTACCACATCCACGAATATGTTTGGTGGAATAGACAAATAGTACAGCCTGTTTGATACCTTTCCTtcctatataaaaaaaaataaatcaaaaacagGATGAaattaagtcaaaaaaaaaaaaaaaaaacaggatgaaatgaaaaaaaaaagataacaagaaAGAAGGTTGACCTCTTTCTTTTTGAGCTTGGTGTTTAGTTCTGCAAAATCTTCTTCAGAGTTATACTGACCCGAATGGTAAAAGCATCTTTTTAAGAACTGATCCATTTTGTCCACACAGTTCTCCCTGTTTGAGATCCAAACCCTTTtcagataatatatttatttttaatttgaatatatcCATAAAATACAAGTGTAACACCTTTGGTCTATCCGGCAAGTTAAAGTTCTACCGATCATGACACGAAGCTCCTCATGTGTGAGTTTGGTCCGAGCATAACCAAAAACAGAGAAGTCATGAGGAAGACAGCCCTCGTAAAAGAGAGCAAACAATGCAGGGAATATTTTCTTCTTGGCCAAATCTCCAGAGGCTCCAACCACTGTAATACTAAGAGTGGTTGATGTTGATGACTCTTCTTTTGTGTCATGTTCCTCTGTAAGATTATCTCCAGCTGCCAGAAAAAAGATATATTCAAACGATACTGATATGGTGAAGAAAGGGAGATGAAGGAACTCACAGTCTTGTAAAGAGGCACAGCCATTAGAGGAATAGAGCTGAGAAAGTTTCTCGGCAAAGAATCTCAACCGAAGACGAGAGAAGGAGGATTTTCTCTGAGGGAATGTGAGAGATCTAGTTGTGAAGAGTGGTAGAGTCTCTTTTACTAGAGACGAAGCAGCGTGAGCAGAGGATGAGGCTGAGGAACGAACGATCATAGTATGAGTCGCCatggagagagagattagattatttcttcaaaaattcaaaatgtgACTTTTGATGATTGCCTCCGCTTATCATTTGTGAGGCTGTCATATGATCATCTATCTCTTACATTATCCACAAAACACTATTGTCATatcccttttcttttttatctcgCATTATCCACATTTATTAATTGTAAaagaaacaagttttttttgtgAGTAATTCTGTAATTGGCTAATTGCGAGGTGCATACAACGAGGTGAATTTTCAGTATAATAATAACACTATCAAGTATACTTTACTTCAGTTtggttccaaaaaaaatatacgttacttcagtttcttcttcttgttactTAACTTTGTTAGTGAGTTTTATATATACCTTTTTGTATATGTAATCATAAGAGTCTTTTTAAGGcttacatattaatatttttttctattacaagaaagacaaaacataaaaagaaattaaaaaatacaaaactaacaaaTTCTAATGAATTTGAAAACGAGccccaaaaacataaaattcacAATGTGACCAAAATGGAAAGGATCCCGATATCCTAGATGCCAATCATTAAACTCTCCGTCGTCAAAGAACACATGACCGCTGGAGAAGAAAGCCGCCAAAACCACTATGACGACAATGAAAATATCTTCAGTATGTAATCTTTGTAGGGATTGTCAAGAAACTACTCTCCATCTATTATTCAAACGTCAGGTTTCTAAAGAAATTTGGCAGTTAGTTGATATTAATATACCATCAGGTCAGCTGTTTCCATCTCAATCTCTATTAAATCACATTCATCATCTCTTGAAATATAAGGACCATGCAGTATCCATTTTCCCTTTCATTGGTTAGAGGATATGGAAAGCTCGAAATGATCTCCTCTACAAGGGTAAACATTGGGCTAATACTAAAGATTATAAATAAAGCTTTTATGGATCACCATATATGGATGGAAGCTATGAGTACAAAAAGAGACCATGACTTCAAAGCATCAAAGAGGTTCTGACCAGGCTCACTCTGATAGAGTATTGATATCTCTAACTCCTTTATTGAACAGAAAGTATGATAATAGAGAAG from Raphanus sativus cultivar WK10039 chromosome 8, ASM80110v3, whole genome shotgun sequence includes:
- the LOC130499207 gene encoding LOW QUALITY PROTEIN: glucose-6-phosphate 1-dehydrogenase 1, chloroplastic-like (The sequence of the model RefSeq protein was modified relative to this genomic sequence to represent the inferred CDS: inserted 1 base in 1 codon), producing MATHTMIVRSSASSSAHAASSLVKETLPLFTTRSLTFPQRKSSFSRLRLRFFAEKLSQLYSSNGCASLQDSGDNLTEEHDTKEESSTSTTLSITVVGASGDLAKKKIFPALFALFYEGCLPHDFSVFGYARTKLTHEELRVMIGRTLTCRIDQRENCVDKMDQFLKRCFYHSGQYNSEEDFAELNTKLKKKEEGKVSNRLYYLSIPPNIFVDVVRCASLRASSANGWTRVIVEKPFGRDSQSSGELTRCLKQYLTEEQIFRIDHYLGKELVENLSVLRFSNLVFEPLWSRTYIRNVQLIFSEDFGTEGRGGYFDQYGIIRDIMQNHLLQILALFAMETPVSLDAEDIRSEKVKVLRSMKPLLLXDMVVGQYKGHSKGGKAYPGYTDDPTVPKNSLTPTFAAAAMFINNARWDGVPFLMKAGKALHTRGAEIRVQFRHVPGNLYKKNFATDLDKATNELVIRVQPDEGIYLRINNKVPGLGMRLDRSDLNLLYRSRYPREIPDAYERLLLDAIEGERRLFIRSDELDAAWDLFTPALKELEQKKIVPELYPYGSRGPVGAHYLASKYNVRWGDLEDA